A region of Polyangiaceae bacterium DNA encodes the following proteins:
- the yhbY gene encoding ribosome assembly RNA-binding protein YhbY yields the protein MSSPLTGKQRRHLRTLAHDLKPVVQIGNSGVTSGVLAEIGRALETHELIKVRLGSECPIAPDEAVAPIESAARAQVAQVIGRTLVVYRRRKKDPKIVLPKASTKK from the coding sequence GTGTCCAGCCCCCTCACCGGAAAGCAACGCCGGCACCTCCGCACGCTGGCCCACGACCTGAAGCCCGTGGTGCAGATCGGCAACTCTGGCGTCACCTCGGGCGTGCTGGCGGAGATCGGCCGTGCGCTCGAGACCCACGAGCTGATCAAGGTGCGCCTCGGCAGCGAGTGCCCGATCGCTCCCGACGAAGCCGTGGCGCCCATCGAGAGCGCGGCGCGCGCCCAGGTCGCGCAGGTGATCGGGCGCACGCTCGTGGTGTATCGGCGTCGCAAGAAGGACCCGAAGATCGTGCTGCCGAAAGCCAGCACCAAGAAGTAG
- a CDS encoding teichoic acid biosynthesis protein, protein MKILYGVVGEGMGHATRSRVVLEHLLSAGHEVKVVVSGRAHKFLTERLASRANLTLEEIHGLSLRYFGNRLDKSESLFENLKKAPKGIKKNVEVYRKVAEDGFTPELVISDFESWAAFYALNHFLPVISIDNMQVINRCRHDKAVAKSQGLNFRIAKLAVKMKMPGAYHYLVTSFFYPPVKKRRTTLVPPILRPEILAAKREPGDHVLVYQTAGSNEALVPTLKKLPYRFRVYGMGRDGSDGNVTLRPFSETGFVEDLRTARAVIAGGGFSLMSEAVTLHVPMLSVPIEQQYEQELNARYLAHLGYGQWAPELDRDVISSFLGRTDELSHNLERFERHDNAMLFACVDELIRRRAADEPGPDRLDAEAMGKWAPDEVVEPEPALAQSSEV, encoded by the coding sequence ATGAAGATCCTCTACGGAGTCGTGGGTGAGGGCATGGGGCACGCCACGCGGAGCCGGGTGGTGCTGGAGCACCTGCTGTCGGCGGGGCACGAGGTCAAGGTCGTGGTCTCCGGCCGCGCGCACAAGTTCCTGACGGAGCGCCTGGCCAGTCGCGCGAACCTGACGCTGGAGGAGATCCACGGCCTGAGCCTGCGCTACTTCGGCAATCGGCTCGACAAGAGCGAGAGCCTGTTCGAGAACCTGAAGAAGGCACCCAAGGGCATCAAGAAGAACGTCGAGGTCTACCGCAAGGTGGCCGAGGACGGCTTCACGCCCGAGCTGGTGATCAGCGACTTCGAGTCTTGGGCCGCGTTTTACGCGCTGAACCACTTCCTGCCGGTGATCAGCATCGACAACATGCAGGTCATCAACCGCTGCCGGCACGACAAGGCGGTGGCCAAGTCCCAGGGGCTGAACTTCCGCATCGCGAAGCTCGCGGTGAAGATGAAGATGCCCGGCGCCTACCACTACCTGGTGACCAGCTTCTTCTACCCGCCGGTGAAGAAGCGGCGCACCACGCTGGTGCCGCCGATCCTGCGCCCGGAGATCCTGGCGGCGAAGCGCGAGCCCGGCGATCACGTCCTGGTGTACCAGACGGCCGGGAGCAACGAGGCGCTGGTGCCGACGCTGAAGAAGCTCCCTTACCGCTTCCGCGTCTACGGCATGGGCCGAGACGGCAGCGACGGCAACGTGACCCTGCGTCCGTTCTCCGAGACGGGGTTCGTGGAGGATCTCCGCACGGCGCGCGCGGTCATCGCCGGCGGAGGCTTCTCGCTGATGAGCGAGGCCGTGACGCTGCACGTGCCCATGCTGAGCGTGCCCATCGAGCAGCAGTACGAGCAAGAGCTGAACGCGCGCTACCTCGCGCACCTGGGCTACGGCCAATGGGCGCCCGAGCTCGACCGGGACGTGATCTCGTCGTTCCTGGGCCGGACCGACGAGCTGTCGCACAACCTGGAGCGCTTCGAGCGCCACGACAACGCGATGCTGTTCGCCTGCGTGGACGAGCTGATCCGGCGCCGCGCCGCGGACGAGCCCGGCCCCGACCGCCTGGACGCCGAGGCGATGGGCAAGTGGGCGCCCGACGAGGTCGTCGAGCCCGAGCCGGCGCTGGCGCAGAGCTCCGAGGTCTGA
- a CDS encoding FAD-binding protein: MASPAPELPEPSAAARDKALRLLERALGPSKLLTERDACAPFAADESEAEGRVPFAVVRAESSADILSALRVAREAEVPITPRAAGTGRTGGAVPTSGGIVLSTLGMSQIKEIDRREMLAVVEPGVVLATLHAAVEREGLFYPPDPNSVESCALGGNVAENAGGPRAFKYGVTREYVLGVEAFLMGGQRVRPGRRTVKGVTGYDVTALLVGSEGTLAVFGDVTLRLVPKPPSVMTLLALFADVRAASQAVAAMTGAGLVPRCIELLDAHTLAAMRAAGNDLSERAGALLLLEVDGEPRETEEQAERVGNACEGALEVLVAQDAGQREKLWSARREMSRAVRKLTRFKLSEDVVVPRQAIPELLDRVAKSAEQLGVRHLTYGHAGDGNLHVNFLWNEPHEKPAVDAAIEQLFRDVIALRGTLSGEHGIGVLKAPYLSLEQSSELIQLQRDIKRVFDPQGLLNPGKIFPGPGHRAC, encoded by the coding sequence ATGGCGAGCCCCGCCCCCGAGCTGCCCGAGCCCAGCGCCGCTGCGCGCGACAAGGCGCTCCGCTTGCTGGAACGCGCGCTCGGGCCGTCCAAGCTCTTGACCGAGCGCGACGCCTGCGCCCCCTTCGCGGCGGACGAGTCGGAGGCCGAAGGCCGAGTCCCGTTCGCGGTGGTGCGCGCGGAGTCCAGCGCCGACATCCTGAGCGCGCTCCGCGTCGCGCGGGAGGCAGAGGTGCCGATCACGCCGCGCGCCGCGGGCACCGGTCGCACCGGGGGCGCCGTTCCGACCTCCGGCGGCATCGTGCTCTCGACGCTGGGCATGAGCCAGATCAAGGAGATCGACCGCCGCGAGATGCTCGCCGTCGTCGAGCCCGGTGTGGTGCTCGCCACGCTCCACGCGGCGGTGGAGCGCGAGGGGCTGTTCTACCCGCCGGATCCGAACAGCGTGGAGAGCTGCGCGCTCGGGGGCAACGTCGCCGAGAACGCCGGCGGGCCGCGCGCCTTCAAGTACGGCGTGACGCGCGAGTACGTGCTCGGGGTCGAGGCCTTCCTGATGGGTGGCCAGCGTGTCAGGCCGGGGCGCCGCACCGTCAAGGGCGTGACCGGCTACGACGTCACCGCGCTCCTGGTCGGCAGCGAAGGCACGTTGGCGGTGTTCGGGGACGTCACGCTCAGGCTGGTGCCCAAGCCGCCGAGCGTGATGACGCTGCTCGCCCTGTTCGCCGACGTGCGGGCGGCGAGCCAGGCCGTGGCCGCGATGACCGGCGCGGGGCTCGTGCCGCGCTGCATCGAGCTTCTCGACGCGCACACGCTGGCGGCGATGCGGGCGGCGGGCAATGACCTGTCCGAGCGGGCCGGCGCGCTGCTCTTGCTGGAAGTGGACGGTGAGCCGCGGGAGACCGAGGAGCAGGCGGAGCGCGTGGGGAACGCCTGCGAGGGCGCGCTGGAGGTCCTAGTGGCCCAGGACGCCGGGCAGCGCGAGAAGCTCTGGTCCGCGCGCCGCGAGATGAGCCGCGCGGTGCGCAAGCTCACGCGCTTCAAGCTGAGCGAGGACGTGGTCGTGCCGCGCCAGGCCATTCCAGAGCTTTTGGACCGCGTGGCGAAGAGCGCCGAGCAGCTGGGCGTGCGCCACCTGACCTACGGTCACGCCGGCGACGGCAACCTGCACGTCAACTTCCTGTGGAACGAACCCCACGAGAAGCCCGCGGTCGATGCGGCCATCGAGCAGCTGTTCCGCGACGTGATCGCGCTCCGCGGCACGCTCAGCGGCGAGCACGGCATCGGCGTCCTGAAGGCGCCCTACCTCTCCCTCGAGCAGTCGAGCGAGCTCATCCAGCTCCAGCGCGACATCAAGCGCGTGTTCGACCCGCAGGGGCTCTTGAACCCAGGCAAGATTTTCCCCGGGCCGGGGCACCGGGCCTGCTAG
- a CDS encoding universal stress protein: MQGDRPTAFKNILVATDFSETGEQALAQALLLASERDNAALHVVYVATPAGENIELATPDGLQTMSAGRAAQYLQAHVERARMDAMKEGEPIESERVSVHVRAGVSEDEIVTLAHDLNVDLLVLGTHGRRGLRALVLGSVAESVVKNARCAVLVVRPKRYPPAES; encoded by the coding sequence ATGCAGGGCGACCGGCCGACCGCGTTCAAGAACATCCTCGTGGCCACGGACTTCTCCGAAACGGGAGAGCAGGCGCTGGCGCAGGCGTTGCTCCTTGCCTCGGAGCGCGACAACGCCGCGTTGCACGTCGTGTACGTCGCGACCCCCGCCGGCGAGAACATCGAGCTCGCAACTCCAGACGGCCTCCAAACGATGAGCGCGGGCCGGGCCGCGCAGTACCTCCAGGCGCACGTGGAGCGGGCCCGGATGGACGCGATGAAGGAAGGCGAGCCCATCGAGAGCGAGCGCGTCAGCGTCCACGTTCGAGCCGGCGTCTCGGAGGACGAGATCGTGACCCTGGCCCACGACCTGAACGTGGATCTCCTGGTGCTGGGCACGCACGGGCGCCGCGGGCTCCGGGCGCTCGTGCTCGGCTCGGTGGCGGAGAGCGTGGTCAAGAACGCGAGGTGCGCCGTGCTGGTGGTGCGTCCGAAGCGCTACCCGCCGGCGGAGAGCTGA
- the orn gene encoding oligoribonuclease, giving the protein MANDRPAKVERVQSAQNLVWLDLEMTGLDPQKDAILQAALIVTDAELRPLEELCIDVWQPPEALARMVPFVRAMHEKTGLLTRLAASKTDLWAAEKMLMERVTGWCPYGAVLCGNSVHNDKAFVERWMPALAGYLSYRLVDVSSLKVLARLWYGEEAVFKKPTDGEHDALVDIRNSIAELSHYRARLLR; this is encoded by the coding sequence ATGGCGAACGACCGTCCCGCCAAGGTGGAGCGCGTCCAGAGCGCTCAGAACCTGGTCTGGCTCGATCTGGAGATGACCGGGCTCGATCCGCAGAAGGACGCGATCTTGCAGGCCGCGCTCATCGTCACGGACGCCGAGCTCCGACCGCTGGAGGAGCTCTGCATCGACGTCTGGCAGCCGCCGGAGGCGCTGGCTCGGATGGTGCCGTTCGTGCGCGCCATGCACGAGAAGACCGGCCTGCTCACCCGCCTCGCAGCGTCCAAGACGGACCTCTGGGCCGCGGAGAAGATGCTGATGGAACGCGTGACCGGCTGGTGCCCGTACGGCGCCGTGCTCTGCGGCAACAGCGTGCACAACGACAAGGCCTTCGTGGAGCGCTGGATGCCGGCGCTCGCGGGCTACCTCTCCTACCGACTGGTGGACGTCTCCAGCCTCAAGGTCCTGGCACGGCTCTGGTACGGGGAAGAAGCCGTGTTCAAGAAGCCGACCGACGGCGAGCACGACGCGCTGGTGGACATCCGGAACAGCATCGCGGAGCTTTCGCACTATCGGGCGCGGCTCTTGCGCTAG
- a CDS encoding HNH endonuclease, whose product MTIEHIDPFAKGGPTTVDNCCLLCRPHNAHRARQVFGQDHIQNEISEARARRRQSTPPAPPAPTPAPERVVSEKVLGALVRMGFKRADARRAVEQARLCEVEPLLEPMLRATLAILTP is encoded by the coding sequence TTGACCATCGAGCACATCGACCCGTTCGCGAAGGGCGGGCCCACGACGGTGGACAACTGCTGCTTGCTTTGCAGACCTCACAACGCCCACCGAGCGCGCCAGGTCTTCGGTCAGGACCACATCCAGAACGAGATCTCGGAGGCGCGAGCGAGGCGAAGACAGAGCACGCCACCGGCGCCACCAGCGCCGACGCCCGCGCCCGAGCGCGTCGTGTCAGAGAAGGTCCTCGGCGCTCTGGTTCGGATGGGGTTCAAGCGAGCGGACGCGCGGCGAGCCGTCGAGCAAGCGCGCCTCTGCGAGGTGGAGCCGCTGCTCGAGCCGATGCTTCGCGCGACGCTCGCCATTCTCACACCCTGA